ACGACTTCATTTAACGGTCAGCAACTACTTAACGGAACATTCTCTAATAAAGAGTTTCAAATCGGTGCTTACTCAAACCAAGTTGTTAAGGCTAGTATTGGTGCTACAACATCAGACAAGATAGGACTAACAAGATTTGAGAGTTCTAAACTTTTAACCGCTGCTTTTGCGGGTGCTATCGTAAGTCTTACATTCCTTAATGTGGATGGTGTCAATAACGTAAAGATAGCTACCACTAAAATATCTACAAGTATGGGAACAGGAGTAGGTGCACTGGCTGAAAATATCAATAAAGTTTCAGATAAAACAGGTATTAGGGCTACATTTGATACTACTTGGATAGCAAGTGGTGCTATAAGCGGTGGTCTAATTAAAAGTTTTGCAATTAACGGTGTAAAGATAGGCGATCTTGAAGTTAAAGCAGGCGATAGTAATGGAGCTCTTGTAAATGCAATAAATGCCCTAAAAGATCAAACAGGAGTAGAAGCGTCAGTGGATACTCAAGGAAGAATGGTATTAACTAGCCGTGATGGACGTGCTATACGTATTTCTGGTAGCAATATAAGTGCAGGATTGGGAGGAAAGAGAGGTTTAACAAGCGGCTTGTTTGTAGGGCGTTTAAATTTAGTTCGCCTTGACGGACGCGACATTAAAGTAAGTGCTGGTAAAGCAGGTCTTGCGCTATCTGCAGCATTTAGTAAAACAGGCGCTAGCCATGGTGGAAATCAGCAATCAGTATCTTTAAGAGATATAAGAGGGCAACTAGATAAAAATATAGCTGCCGCTATGGGATTCCAAAGAATGAGTAACGGAGTTATGACATCTAATCAAGCAGCAGGTGTTATGACGCTAAGAGGAGCTATGGCTGTAATGGATATAGCGGAGTCGGCTCAGCGCACACTTGACTTTATTAGAAGTGACCTTGGTTCTGTTCAAAATCAGCTAATAGCAACAGTAAATAACATAACAGTTACTCAGGTAAACGTAAAATCAGCAGAGTCTCAAATAAGAGATGTTGATTTTGCAGCTGAATCAGCTAACTTCTCTAAATTTAACATTTTAGCCCAATCAGGAAGTTATGCAATGAGTCAAGCTAACGCTGTTCAACAAAACGTTCTTAGATTGCTTCAGTAATCTAAGATAAGTTTCCTTGAAAATGTTTTAAGACTACTTCAGTAGTATTAAAAAATTTCTACGCGAAGCAGGATTTTATTAAAATCCTGCGAAGCTGGAAAAATGTTCTGGATTTATTCAGTAATCTAAAATATCCATCCTTAAGCTTTTAGGCTTAAGGCTTCCTCAAAATGTGTTAAGTTGCTTAGTTGTTAAAACTCAAAATTTTAAGCCTAATTAATTAGGCTTAAAATTTATATTATCTTCTAAATTTAAATTTTTCTTTACTATGACCTAAATCCGATTTATCTA
This Campylobacter sp. RM16192 DNA region includes the following protein-coding sequences:
- a CDS encoding flagellin B, encoding MSFRINTNVNALNTHANAVGNNRMLSNSLGRLSSGLRIQTAADDASGLAIADSLRAQASSLGQAIANGNDAIGIIQVADKAMDEQLKILETIKVKATQAAQDGQTRQSRQALQADIVRLMEELDNIGNTTSFNGQQLLNGTFSNKEFQIGAYSNQVVKASIGATTSDKIGLTRFESSKLLTAAFAGAIVSLTFLNVDGVNNVKIATTKISTSMGTGVGALAENINKVSDKTGIRATFDTTWIASGAISGGLIKSFAINGVKIGDLEVKAGDSNGALVNAINALKDQTGVEASVDTQGRMVLTSRDGRAIRISGSNISAGLGGKRGLTSGLFVGRLNLVRLDGRDIKVSAGKAGLALSAAFSKTGASHGGNQQSVSLRDIRGQLDKNIAAAMGFQRMSNGVMTSNQAAGVMTLRGAMAVMDIAESAQRTLDFIRSDLGSVQNQLIATVNNITVTQVNVKSAESQIRDVDFAAESANFSKFNILAQSGSYAMSQANAVQQNVLRLLQ